From the genome of Nicotiana tabacum cultivar K326 chromosome 17, ASM71507v2, whole genome shotgun sequence:
atTTCATTACTCAAAACCTTACAGAAATTTCCAGTACAACTTTACTTACGGAATATCCCAAGGCTTAGGTTCAGGAATAGCAACAACCATACCTTGAAGCTCAGGCGAAAGCACAACCTGACAACCAAGCCTCGAATGCTTGTTCAAAACCCTAGCCCTagaattcctttttaaaacataCTGCTCATCATACGTAGCTGGTGGAAGCTTCTCGAGCCATTCCTGAGCAATGTGAACCTCACATTCAGCGGAACAAGCGTCGATGTCTTCGAGTCGGTGAGAATCCGGGTCAATTAACCCGTGATTCGTTAGGGCTTTGAGTAGTGTTTGACCCGACAGCCCGATTATTTCGCGTTTGTGGCCGTCCGGGTCCACGGCGGAGAGCTTGACGATCCGATCGGCGACTTTGGCGGAGGCGGAGCGGGAGGGGGATGCGGAAGA
Proteins encoded in this window:
- the LOC142171512 gene encoding uncharacterized protein LOC142171512; the encoded protein is MAIANLQRFASQIVRNPSLSSTFRASITRSSASPSRSASAKVADRIVKLSAVDPDGHKREIIGLSGQTLLKALTNHGLIDPDSHRLEDIDACSAECEVHIAQEWLEKLPPATYDEQYVLKRNSRARVLNKHSRLGCQVVLSPELQGMVVAIPEPKPWDIP